Genomic segment of Ignavibacteriota bacterium:
AATAGTTTAGAATATATTCCCACCACATTTCTGTTTTTAGTACATCCCAACTAAAAATAGAATTTTCCATTCCGAACTTAATCAAACTCCATGACAGTGAGCAAATTATTAATAAAAAAATGAATTTAAATATAGAATATCTGCACAGTAATGATACCGTACTATATTGTAACAACATTTGGTATAATGTTGAAAAGGAGGTTCTAACGGTTTTCCTAAGGTAATTTATCATTTAACATGTTATAAATTCTAAATTTTGCATACACATTTTGACCATTAATAAATGAATATTTATTGATCAATTTTGCTTGTATTTTGTCATCATTTTTTAGGGTACTAATTGTTTCTACTAGGTCTTGCTTGGACCTTTTATGATTGAATATCAATTTTTCTATCGAATGTTTTAATATTCTAAATGCGTCATATCCAAATATAGAATACCCATGTAATTTTTTCTTACTCAACGTATCTATTGTGTTGTTATCTGGAAAAGATAATAGGACATTTTTTTTATATTTTATTTCTTCTAACCATCTGCCATAAGCGCCGTCACTAAAGAGAATTGGCTCGGGCATTTTTAGTTTTGATTTTTTAATTAATATTTCTTTTGCGTCTTGTTGGTAGCTGAATGCTATCCAGCCATTTATCCCAATTTGTTTACCATAGTTTAATGTTCCAACCAGATCAGTAGTAGTGCTAATTGAAAAAGGAATGATATGATTAATTCCTATTTGAACTTGTAACTGTTGGAGTAAGTCAAATCCATAAGTCGTGGGAGAATATAGAATTCCCAATTGTAGATCTTTGTTATTTTTTAGATTAGAAGTTTTGCTCCATTTTACAATCTCCTCAATCTGTTTCTTATTATTTGCTAATAATCTAAAGGCGATTTTTTCATATCCAATTAAAATATCATCTGCAGTTGCGATTGTAATCAACACAGGTATATTATATAATTTGCCTATTTCTAAACATCCAGTTATTGATTGCGAAGTATTTGCAGCTATAATTCCAACCACCTTGTCCGAAGCAATAACTTTAATAAGGTTGTCCTTTACGTTTTCAATCAGTTCAGCTGTTTGAGATAACATCGAACTTGGTGAAACATCACTTACTAAATTTTCTGTTATATTCAAGAAAATAATTTTATAATTTTTATTATCTTCCTCATTAATTGCAATGTCTACTCCATTACGAATCATATTTCCAAATGATTCTTGCTTAGAAAAATCTCCAACAATTATTATTGTATTCCTTCCTTCAAAAATTTCTACTTTACTACTTAAAATATTTGGTATGCTAAAATGAGCGTTTAGTACAATGAAAGAAAAAAAGAGAAACCAAAATAATAATTTCCATTTTGCTTGTATTAACATGATGGTAGATGTTCTAATTTATTCTTAATAGTTTTATGAAAATTCATCTACCCCCCACCCACTCCACCACCCCGCGCATATCTACCGACTCCGCAAACGCAATCATCTCATCAATCTTATCAACGGCGTCCATGTCGTACTTGGAGCCTTCGGGGAATACGGGGGCGAGCCGGTGGTAGCGCTCGGACAGTATTTGTTTGCATTGATAGTCGGCGATGCCGTTTATTCCATCAAGCATTAAACTTACCAACGGCTTTGCCCACTGTGCGTATCCCCAATTTCGTATCGTTTGAACAGTCAAACACACTGTTTGGTCATTTGCACATAAGTTCATAAATATTGTTTCCTCTTAATACCGTTCCACAAATCCAACGAGGGTAATCTCCCCTTCCCATCGGTGTCTTCATCTTCTCGATAGAAGGTTAGCAATGTCATCGGGTTCGATTGTGCAAATCTTGCTTCTATCCACTCATGATTATGAGTATCATTCCCTATCAAGACTAAAATTATCGCCGCTCCTTCTATTTTACTTTTGATATGTTGACGAATTAATTCTTTCCCCTGTTGACGTTTATCTTCGGTTTCATGTGTAATTATTACGTCGCCAAGTTTTTTTTCTGAAACGCACTTTTGAATAGTATGTATTTTGTTGTTATCCTCGTGGACACAACTAATGAAGATTGACTTACTCATATGTACTCCGTTCTGTTACCTTCCTGCTTTCTGAGCGGCTAACTCAATCCACTTTCCAATGTTGTCATATCCATTATTATCCACCCAATCATAGCACGGATAGTTAGTACTGAAATATATCGGGTTTCCTTTTTCATCATACCCGATAGCACCAAAGTGATTTGAACCCTTTACAGAGGTTTGTTCATTCCTATCTCGTAATTGATGAATGTAAATGCCAAGTAATCCATTTCCTTTTTGAAAACTTTGCTGAAGTTCATATTGTACGTAAGGACGATTGCTCGTGTCAGAACCAAGCAACACAACTGTTACCGAGGTTCCATCAAGTTGCTTATTAATCCAGCGTTTGACAGACTCCTCACCTTCTTTTTCAACCTTTTCAAATTCTGCCGCATCAATAAACCCGGCAATTTCTCTATCTTCTTTGGTGATCCAACTATTTCTTACCTGATTGGCTCGCCAGACATCATTTTTATAATGGAAACTAAAAAATACTCTTCTTGCCATGCCTTCTCTTTTACAATGAATATTTTATTACAATAATTATTGAAAATATAATAATCCCATGAAACACCAGAATTGTTTGTGAGACTAATGCCCTTACCATCGAACCTGCATCTTCTTCTACACAAGATGTATTCATGGAAAAATCTATCTTTGCTTCAGTAAGTAATCTTACTCTCTCGTACAACTTTCTAAACAACCGCTCTTGCCAAAGATAATACCCATCTAACGCCCAAAATATTATCGCCGGGAAATATGCCAGATACATAAAAGATGTATTCGATTCTTTCTGTGCTAAGGCGAATAACGCTGCAACGAGTGTTATTATCCACCCCTTTAGTAAAAACGAATTACTCGCCATTCGATTAATGACGCCTTGAATCATCTCAAGATGCGCGCGTTTGTTTTCCATATTCGGACGTAGTTCCTTCAAATGTCCACGTTAGCGTTGAATCTTTTCGGACGTCATGCACCATTTCACGACTCTGTTCTTCTGTCATGGCGTGACCGTGACAGCCGAATCAATAATAGTTGCTATTTCTGGCATGTGTTGTTTTTTCTAATAATTTCAAAACAGCTTATTACCTGACGGTAATTATCATTTCAAATTTTCTACTTTATTACTTAATTCAACAATTGAAGCATCTGTTGATATCTTTACTAATAAAATAGCATTGATACAATCTTGTTTTGTGAGATAGTTTTCACTTGATTCCGCTATCTTCTTATTGTTTGTCGCGACTAAATTCCAACGCCACAAATCAAATTTATCTTTGTGCATATAGAAAATCATATTGTTTATACCTACTTCTTGTTCGTATGAATCATTTCAAGATACTTTCCTTCTGACAGGATCAGATAATGAAAGCCATGCTCATTAGAAATTCCATTCCGGTGTAGCAAATCGAACATTGAACGAAGTAGTAAGAACGTCTTCTTGTTGTTCTTCCTTCTGCCAATGAAGAGAGCCTTCTACCCAAACGCCGTTAAGGACATTAAGTTCGAATCCTGTTGCAATACCGAACGCTAGTTCATGCTGGTATTTACCGATGAAGTCGCCTTCAAGAAAACCTTTGGCTGAGTTACTACCGTAATATCCTCGAAACACTCCGTTCATTTCCCACTCCGTCCATTGTTGTAATTGGTTTCTTTGAATATTTGTGTGAAGATTAATGAGCAACTGCACATCATCTCCGAAAAGAGGAAAACCACCAGTAACCCAAAGACCATGCTTAGCAAGCGAATAGTTCTTTAATACTGAATCTGTTGAGAATGCGGCGACTGCTATACCAAGTTCTATAATAGTCTTATTCCAATTATTCATCTTAACAGAATCTCTCATTTCTTCAATTTTCATATCCACTCTCTTAGATGCACATTCATCAATTACAATATTATCTGTTTCGGTCATATTAAATTCATCAATTTTCAATTCAAGCGCGCATTGTTTAATTATTTCATTATATACATGCAACTTGTTTACAAGCAACTGTGTATAGGTATCATTGGTTCGCATATCTGTTTCATCATACAACGTAAATCGTAATCCCAATCCTAGTTCACGTTCTCCGGTAGTTGATTGTTTCGAGGCAAAAGAAATTCTCGCCCTGTTGACAAATCTATACCAACTGTCATTGATGTATTTATACAGATCTTGTTTTCCGAGCAACATTCCTGGTGCTATTTCCAGCGCACCTCCTCCCTCCAATAAATTTTGTACACTTACAGCAATTTCCCTTATACTTCCCGGCTTTAAAATAATATCCTGTTCGAGTCCTAGAATTGTAGACGCTGGCGCAGAAGGAACGGCATAATCAATTCTCGCCTTTTCCGATGCTTTATCTATTTCAGGTATTTTAATTTCTTGACTGAATGTGCTAGCAGAGACGAATAATAACGCAGACGAAATAACAAGAATGAACAATCCTGTTCGATATTTCTTTTCCAAAAAAGACACTTTCATAAATTAATTTCCCTCCTTAATGAACTCAACAGCAAATAGTTCTCTTGCATAAGAACCGGAAATACTTTTCTCAGTTGTACTCAGCGTTAACTCATTATTCCCCTGCTTTAGTAATAATGTAATTTCGTACATCCCTCCTTTACCATCTTGGTCACATATAGATATATAAATAAAAAGTCGTCTGCCAATATTCACATTTGAAGGTAAAGGAAGAGAAAACTTATCAAGTTCAGCCGTCGCGTTATCTCCTTTCACAGGAAATCCCTGAACAGTATTATTCGTTCCTTGCAAACGAAGGTCTGCATCATAAACGCAGAGCAAATGGGTATTGAATTGTAGCTCAAATGTAACAACTTCATCGGCCGATGAAATAGCAAATTTATTTTTTATTGGTATCGACATAGAACAGTCCTTTAATTTTTTGATTGATATTGAATTATATGATAATATTTTTTTTAAGTTTTCTTCTTCACATTGTTGCGCCGCTCCAAAAGCAATTTCCTTCCTGGTCTTTGTTCCAAACAGAATTGCCGTTTACACTCTCACCACTATCAATTATCTCAGTATATTGAAGCGTCGTACCCGGAGGTACTGTTCGAACTATTGGCGCACGAGTGGAGGGAACATTTTTTCTGATATTCACTCTTATCGTTGTTACAACAGAACCCGACTCTCTACGACTGTTGTATTCTGAAGAGCCAGTTCCCGTACATTCATTGTATTCCTGAACAACATCACGTAGAAATTGGTCGTATGTTCTTCTGCTATGTGCTAGACCGCTCACCGGGTCTGTCTTCCTTTATAAACCCAAATCATTTATTGACATGGTGATTCCAAAAACAGGGATATAAATATTATAGATAGTCTGAAAACGAATCTGGTCCCAGATACGCAACAAATCCCTTGCATGATATAGTGAGTGTTTAGCTGTTTCTGCAATTTCCTTCCCCTGATGATAATGGAGATCATCCAATATCGCCGGGTCAGATTTCATACCATCAGGTAATTCTAACAACGAAACAGCAGAGTTATAAGAATAGACCTGATAATCTATCCAACTGTTTGACCGAGCATTCCAAAATGTTATGAAAATAACTATGGCAGCAAACTGAAGCATAAAGAATACTGTCGCAGATTCCTTAATTTCTGTTAGAC
This window contains:
- a CDS encoding amino acid ABC transporter substrate-binding protein — translated: MLIQAKWKLLFWFLFFSFIVLNAHFSIPNILSSKVEIFEGRNTIIIVGDFSKQESFGNMIRNGVDIAINEEDNKNYKIIFLNITENLVSDVSPSSMLSQTAELIENVKDNLIKVIASDKVVGIIAANTSQSITGCLEIGKLYNIPVLITIATADDILIGYEKIAFRLLANNKKQIEEIVKWSKTSNLKNNKDLQLGILYSPTTYGFDLLQQLQVQIGINHIIPFSISTTTDLVGTLNYGKQIGINGWIAFSYQQDAKEILIKKSKLKMPEPILFSDGAYGRWLEEIKYKKNVLLSFPDNNTIDTLSKKKLHGYSIFGYDAFRILKHSIEKLIFNHKRSKQDLVETISTLKNDDKIQAKLINKYSFINGQNVYAKFRIYNMLNDKLP
- a CDS encoding TIR domain-containing protein, producing MSKSIFISCVHEDNNKIHTIQKCVSEKKLGDVIITHETEDKRQQGKELIRQHIKSKIEGAAIILVLIGNDTHNHEWIEARFAQSNPMTLLTFYREDEDTDGKGRLPSLDLWNGIKRKQYL
- a CDS encoding TIR domain-containing protein, coding for MARRVFFSFHYKNDVWRANQVRNSWITKEDREIAGFIDAAEFEKVEKEGEESVKRWINKQLDGTSVTVVLLGSDTSNRPYVQYELQQSFQKGNGLLGIYIHQLRDRNEQTSVKGSNHFGAIGYDEKGNPIYFSTNYPCYDWVDNNGYDNIGKWIELAAQKAGR
- a CDS encoding DUF1508 domain-containing protein, with product MIFYMHKDKFDLWRWNLVATNNKKIAESSENYLTKQDCINAILLVKISTDASIVELSNKVENLK